In Vitis riparia voucher Wen_12938 chloroplast, complete genome, the genomic window CGGTAACAAATAGCTTCTTCGAAAGCACGCCCCGTTCGTTCCGCTCGCAACAATCCAATTAGTTCTCCGGGCGAAAAAACATTAGACATTCCATCTTCTGAAACCAACACTTTTGATGTTATTTGACGTACAATAATTTCTATATGCCTATTATGGATCTGAACCCCCTGGGATCGATAAACCTTTTGGATCTTATTAACTAAAGAGATACGACTTTGCGCTATAGTTAGCTCAGCACCAATGAAGAATCCCCAAGGAATTCCAAGAATTCTTGTTATATGCTCGTTCCAACCCTCAACTCTCTTTTCTAGGTTCATCGATATGGAATCAATCGAACGCACTTCTAACACTTGTTCCACTTTTGGAAGACCCTGCGTTATATCACCAGATCTTGATTTTTCATATATAAATGTAACTAATGTATCTCCTTCGTAAAGGATTTCCCCATAATGTCCATGAACAGTTGCTCCCAGAGTAGCCAAATAAGGCTTAGCTGATCTTATTACTACAGAGTCAACTTGAACAATTAGAACTTGACCTGATTTTAGGTGTGGTCCGTTTTTGGCTATACATACATTTTCACAAATAAACTGTCCGAGACTAATTATTGTGGATGTCTCTTCACAATAATTATGATGGAGAAAATACCAATTCAAATTGAATGGATTCAAAATGATGTTACTGCATGGATCGGGATTATAAGTTATCCCATTTTCATCCATTAAATAATATTTAAGTGTTTGAAAAGTCTGTTTAAAATTGTCAAGTTGGAAATATTTAGTTACCAAGATATGATTATGAGTTATTAAATGGTAAAATGAATAAAAATTCGTAATTTGAAGGGCTGTTCCTAAAGGACCCAACGAATTCCTAATTGGAATTGGGGTATCTTTTTTAATTGATTCTTTTATCACATTGTGATATTTTACATCGTTGAATGGACCCATTCGAGAACAATTGGATGATGACAAAATTATCAAAGATTGGCATTCCTTATTTCTATTTAATAACGTACGAATAGTTCCTTGATTTTTTTTTTGTCTTTGTCTAAGTAATTGTTGAATCCTTTCCTTCGGATAAATGGAATAAAACGGATTGATATTGGTGTGATCTGATCCATTATCAGCGATCAATCCTGAACTTGACGGATCATTCCTTTTTCCGGTATATGAAATATAGGATTTCACTAAGTTAATTGTTAGGAAATCTCGAATCAGACCATTTGTCCTTACTTCCATAAAGGAAGCATGGGTCTTTTCGATAGGAGAACTTTTTTTTTCTTGGTACCAATTCAATACTAAACAAGTCCGAACTAATTGAATACTTGTATCAGAAATTCCCCGAATCGGTTTGCCATTTCCATAAAGGATATAATTGACAACTTGAAGGTGCATATTATCCCTTTCCTGCAACAGATCCTGAGGGAAAAGTGTTGCTAAATTTATACCGTCCGCTATTTCATATGTGACTACGGGTCGAACCAAAACAAAATACTTTTTCTTGGTAGGTGTGATCCCTTGGACATAGATCCAATTTTTCAATTTTTTTGATTCCTTGGAATTTTTTTTTCTCGTTCCTGGTGGTATCAAGATGCCGATGTGTCGGGATATCTTATTTGTCTCTCCAGGAAACTGGATATCTCCAGAAAAGATTTTAAGTTCAATCCTTTTTTTTTTTCTCTCCACTCGGACCAATCCACTTACTCGGCTTCTTGTATTTAAAGTGATTCGTGTATCTACTCCAATGATACTATTGTTCCGTACCATTATGGAAGCAGATCCGGGTAAAATATGCACTTCCTCGGGAATGAAAAAAAATCGATCTACTTTCATTTGGTATTTTGGCTTAAATTCTTTGACTCCTCGATATTCAATCAAATCCTCTTTTTTAACGATTGAATGCGCCTCTATAGTCCCATATTTAGTAATTCCTGAGCTGTTTCTTCTGTATCGAGGATCGTCGAAATAAGCAAGAATACTATTTCTACGGAAAATACCATTTATAGGTATTTCAATCGAGATACCTGAAGGGGGCATTAGTTCTTTCTCTCCTTCTTGAATCGATTGGAATGGAATGATGAATCTATTTCTTCGCCTCTTTGCCAATAAATCAGAATTCTCGTGTAGAATGGCAGGATCTATGAGATTATAACGACCAGTATATATGATTCGATTAAGTTCTGAATAAGCAGGAATCCTACCTTCTTTTTTACCAGAAAGATCAGAACTAAAGAATTCGTGTATCACTTGATCATTAGTCACTGAGGGGTTAGAAATATATCTTCGTTCGACAGAAAGAGAACGAACGCTCATTTGATCTTGATCCTTGTGGATCGAAAAAGGGACTATACTGAATCTGCATGAACCCCCAGATAATATCCATAAATGACTTGTCTTTGGTAATAGATGAACATTACCATATGTAAATTCAGGTGCATGGTACACATCGGTACTCCAATGCATTTCTCCCTCTGAGTCAGAATAAATATGTTTTCGAACCCTTTCCTTAAAATTTAAAGTGTATGTTCCTGCACGAATCTCAGCAATCACTTGTTCTGATTCTACATATTGATCATTTTGAACTAGAAGAAAACTTTTTGGGGGAATATTCACGTTATGTATAATTCCTTCACTCTCAATAGTTACATACAAGTCTATATAACATAGAAAAGCAGGATGTCCATGACGTGTACGTGTGGGATGAACCCAATCTTCATTGAATTTTATTTTTCCATTAGAAGGGGCTCGTACATGCTCTGCAGTACCCCCAGTGAATACTCCGCCGGTATGAAAAGTTCTTAATGTTAGTTGAGTACCCGGTTCTCCAATAGATTGCCCCGCAATAATACCTACAGCTTCTCCCAATTCGACCAGGTCGCCATGAGTAGGACTCCGACCATAACATAGTCGACAGATCCAAGATGTGCTCTTACAAGTAAAGGGGGTTCGAATCGATATTGTCTGTGCTTGAAAGGTTATGAATCGATTGACAAGCCCAATCCCAATATCTTGATTTCGAATGGCGATGCATCGTGGGCCCATATATATATCGTCTGCTAATACACGACCAATTAATGTTTGAATAAAAATTCTTTCCGGTATCATCCCATTTCGAGGACTCACAGAAATACCTCGGATAGTGCCACAATCTGTTCTACGTACAACAATGTGTTGAACTACTTCAACAAGTCTACGCGTGAGATATCCAGCATCTGATGTTCGTACAGCAGTATCTACAACCCCCTTGCGGGCTCCGTAGCAAGAAATTATATATTCTGTTAAAGAGAGCCCCTCACGTAAATTGCTTTGAATGGGTAAATCAATCATTTGTCCTTGGGGATCTGACATTAATCCTCTCATACCTACTAATTGGTGTACCTGAGATGCATTTCCTCTAGCTCCCGAAAAAGACATTATATGAACTGGATTAAAGGGGTCAGTCATCCTAAAATTAGTATTCATTTCTTGTCGCAAATATTCACTTGTAGCATACCAGATCTCAATGGATTGGCGTAATTTTTCTACCGCGTGTACATTCCCATAATGATGGTGTTTTTCCAAAATCAAACTTTGTTGTTCAGCATCTTGGACTAGCCATCCCTTAGAAGGTATTGTTAAAAGATCATCAATTCCTAATGAAATGGATGTAGCAGTGGCTTGCTGGAAACCCAGAGTCTTTACTTGATCCAGGATGTGTGATGTATATGCCATTCCGAAGTGATCTATTAATCTGCTAATAAGTCGTTTCATGGCAGTTCCATCTATCACTTTATTGTGAAAGACCAGATTGGCCCTTTCTGTCATAAGTACCCCCATATTCCGCTGAGTAGGATTTGACAATGGGTTTGAGTCAGTGGTTGTAAAACTTCCTTTTCTCGATCTTGCTTCGCGTAGAAATTCAAGAACTATGATCCTAGTTGAACCGGAGAGACCCGAATTAATACCGGTATCATATCATATAATTACTTAGCCTAAGTATCATATGATTAGGTCTCATATGAGCAGGCCCGACAAAAGCCTTGGATGGCTTCTTCGATTTCTCGATAAAGAGAAATATGACCAACAGTGGTTCGAATGTATATACAAGGAATCTCTTTTTTTACACTTCTTACTATTAGATAGTGCCCATAAATCTCATGATAGGTACCCAAAGATTCATAGTGAACTTCGATGGGAGCTTCTTTTGAAGCAATAAGGCGTTGATCTAGTTGCCACCGGAGCCACAAAGGACTATATAAATTAATTCTTTTATGCCGATAAGCTCCAATTGCATCATAGGAATTACAAAAAAAGGGTTCTTTTTCTTTCGTATACCTATAGTTATTATCGTCAATTCTTTCATTTTGATAGTTTCTTCGATTACATGGATTATACCTATTTGCACAAATACCTCGACGATTCCCGCTCGTTAATACATAGAGTCCAATAAGCATATCTTGAGTTGGTACGGAAATGGGATCCCCAATGGCTGGAGACAAGAGATTCATATGAGAAAACATAAGTAAGCGAGCCTCCGATTGAGCCTCCAAAGATAAAGGTACATGAACAGCCATTTGATCCCCATCAAAATCTGCATTGAATCCCTTACGAACTAATGGATGTAAACAAATAGCACGTCCTTCCACTAAAATAGGTTGGAATGCCTGTATGCCTAATCTATGCAGAGTAGGTGCCCTATTCAGCAATACAGGATGCCCCCGCATAACTTCCTGAAGTATTTCCCATACAATCGGTTCTTTTTCTCGAATTTGACTCTTAGCAACTCCTATGTTCGAAGCAAGATGTTGTCTAATTAGACCGCGAATTAAAAATGTCTGGAAAAGTTCTATTGCTATTTCGCGAGGCAATCCACATTGATGTAATGAAAGTGAAGGGCCTACGACAATGACGGAACGCCCCGAATAATCGACCCGTTTGCCAAGCAGGGTCTCACGAAATCTTCCTTCTTTGCCTTCAATTACATCTGAAAACGACTTGTAAACCTTATTATGACCGTCCCTCATTGGTTGTCCGCGGATTCCATTATCAAGAAGTGTATCCACGGCTTCTTGTACCAATTTCTCCTGACACATTACTAATTCCCCTGGTGTAGATCTACTTGTTGTTAATAGATCGGTAAGAGTATTGTTCCGATAGATAACTCTTCTATAGAGTTCATTAATATCCGAGCTCATTAGTTTACCCCCATCTATCTGAATGATCGGTCTCAACTCGGGAGGAAGAACTGGTAATAGACACAAAACCATCCATTCTGGTTCTATATTTGTTCGAATAAAATGCTTAGCTAATTCCATGCGTCTAACCAAAAAATCCTTTCTTCTTCCAATTTTTCGATCTTCCCATTCATTACCTGTGGGCCCTTCTTCCCCTAATTCTTTCCATTCTACCAATGAATAATCTATAATAATTCGCAAATCCAGATCGTCTAATTGTTCTCGTATAGCACCGGCTCCGGTAGAGATTTCTCGATTTCGAAATGTATCGAAACCTTGGGTAGTAAAAAAAAGTGGGATGCTGTATTTCCAAGATTGAATTTCATATTCGAATGAACCTCGTAATCGTAAGAAAGTAGGTTTTTTCTCTATGGGCCTAGCAAAAGAAAAATTGGGATAGGATCCTATAGGATCTCCCCCCTTCAAAATCGGACGTGAAAGTTTCCTCTCGTCCGGCTCAAGTAGTTACACCAAATAAAGATAAAGAAAGGGGTTCTGGCTTTCAAATTCTAGAAAATCCTCAAAACAACTACTCCTTACTCAAGTTCCCAGTGAAGACCAAGCAACATTTCATTGATTCATTCTTCCTTATTATTTAGATTTTCTGAATTCTTTATTCAATTACGACATAAATGAAATATTATTGAGTAGTCTACTTCCCTTCGAATGATGAATCCCCTTAAACTTAAATTAAAAATTAAAGGAGTACCTTAGAATTCATAAGGGATTTACTTGTCTATGTATCGTTTCATTCGATCTTTTTAGGTCCTGACTTCGCCTCGACGGTTATGCCACGATGCCCTTAAAGCCTATATGCGATGGATAGACTCCTGTAACCATGACATATTTGTTTACTTGAACATAAAAAAAATTCTTTCTAAAAGAAAGAGAAAAGAGAATGGTTAATTCCACAAAAGCAAAAGAAAGAAGTCTTTTTTCACGAGGTACAACTAAACATTCCTATTTATTTGTTACGGAATCGACCATAGATCAATTACCCTTTTATTTGGTAGTATAGAATACACCCATAATTCTGAGCTTCATGTTACTCCTCTTAAGAGACATGTCAGAGCCGAGGCATCCCAATTGGATTGAATGGGATGACAGTTTCTCATTCTGAATCTGTAAAATCAGAATTTCGATCAAATCACACATCGCAATATACTAGGCCTTCTAATTCTTTAAGAGGTTTATCTAAAAGATTTGCGATATAACTAGGAAGACGTTTCAAATACCACACATGCGTTACTGGGCATGCCAGTTTGATGTAGCCCATTTGATATCTTCGTATCCGAGAATCAACAAATTCGACTCCGCATTGTTCACAAAATTTTGGGTCGTCTTTTTCATCTCCGATTACTCGATAATTTCCACAAGCACAAATTCCACTTTTTATAGGGCCAAAAATTCTTTCACAAAATAATCCATCTTTTTCCGGTTTATTAGTTTTGTAATGAAAAGTATAGGGTTTTGTAACCTCTCCAATTATCTCTCCATTAGGTAGGATTTTATTGGCCCAAGCACTTATTTGTTGAGGGGAAACTGATCCAATTCGGAGTTGTTGATGTTTATACCGATCGATCATAGAAGAAAAATTCTGATTCAGTCCGATTCGATTAAGCTTCCTTCCTATTAATCTGGAAGTTCTTCTCAGATACAAGGAAATGATTCAATTCTAGAGCCAAAGATCGTAGTTCTCGAACGAGCAATCGAAAAGATTCTGGAGCATCCTCAGGGTTAGGTATTGTTCCTCCAATGATCGTAGTACCAAGTACTTCCTGGCGAGCTCTAATATGATCAGATTTATAAGTAAGCATCTCTTGTAAAATATGAGCAACTCCAAATCCCTCTAGAGCCCAAACCTCCATTTCTCCTACCCGTTGTCCCCCTTGCTTGGCCCTTCCTCTAAGGGGTTGTTGTGTAACAAGTGCATAATGTCCACTGGAACGTCCATGGATTTTATCATCAACTTGATGAATTAATTTCAAGATATAAGGCTTTCCTATTATAACAGGTTGTTCAAAAGGATCTCCCGTTCTTCCATCAAATATTCTGCTTTTTCCCGGATACTCGGGTTCAAATACCCATGGATTCGCTGTTTGCTTACTGGCTTCATATAATTCAGAAAACACTAGTTTTCTCGAAGCCTCTTGTTCATATTTCTCATCAAAAGGTGCTATTCGATAATGTCTGTCTAGCAGACCCCCCGCTAACCCCAGCGAGCATTCAAATATCTGTCCTACATTCATTCGTGACGGTACTCCTAATGGGTTAAAGACCATATCAACAGGTCTTCCATCTTGCAAATAAGGCATATCTTGTCTAGGCAAAATTTTGGAAATGATACCCTTATTTCCATGTCTTCCAGCTACTTTATCACCTACTTTGATTTCACGTTTCTGTGAAATATATACACGAATCGTTTCTGGATTATAACTAGAACCACCCTTTTTCTGGATCCATCGCACATCAATAACTCGACCTCGACCACCTATAGGTAGTTTTAGGCAAGTTTCCTTTGAAGTGGATACCTGAATGCCAAGTATGGCTCGTAATAATCTATCTTCCGGGGCATACGATGATTCTTTCGCCATCTGAGGCGTTAATTTACCTACTAAAATATCGCCCGTCTCTACCCAAGATCCCAGTATCACAATTCCATTTTTGTCTAAATTGCGGAGTAAATGTGCTTCTAAATGCGGTATTTTGTTAGTGATCCTTTCGGGGCCTTGGCTTGTCACATGGGTCTGAATTTCATATTTCCGTATGTGAAAAGAAGTATAAATATCTCCATATACCAGACGCTCGCTAATGAGTACCGCATCTTCAGAATTGTAACCTTCCCATGGCATATAAGCCACTAATACGTTTTTCCCCAAAGCTAGTTCTCCGCCAACTGTAGCGGCCCCATCCGCTAAAATTTGTCCCTTTTTAATGCATTTACCCCGCCGAACCTGGGCTTTTTGATGCATACAAGTATTTTTGTTGGAACGTTGATACATAACTAATGGAATACTTAGAGTATCTCCATTACCTGATAAAATGATCTTGTCAGTATCGGTATAAACGATCTTTCCCTCGTGTTCGGCTATAACGGGAACCCCTGAATCTAGAGCCGCTTGACGTTCCAACCCAGTTCCAACAATGCACTTCTCGGACCGAGAAAGCGGAACTGCTTGGCGTTGCATATTAGAACTCATTAAAGCCCGATTCGCATCATTATGCTCGATAAAAGGAATGAGGGAAGCTCCAATAGAAAAATATTGGAAAGGAAAAATACTTCGAAGATGAACCTGTTCCCACGCAATAGTCAGGAATTCTTGACGGTATCGAGCTGGAACAACCTGTTCTTCCTGAATACCCTGATTCAGTGCCAAAGAATTTCCTGCCGCTACCATATAGTATTCATCTCTACTTGGTGATAAATAAAGCATCCGTACCTTTTTTGATCTCTCAGAAATTTCATAAAATGGGCTTTCTAGAGATCCCCAATGACCAATCCTCGCGTGAATTGCTAAGGATCCAATAAGTCCAACATTGATTCCTTCAGACGTGTCAATTGGGCAAATGCGTCCATAGTGACTAGGATGGATATCTCGTATCCGAAAACTGGCAGTTCGCCCTGTCAATCCACCGGGGCCCAAATAACTCGATTTTCGCCCATGAACTATTTGTGTCAATGGATTAGTTCGATCCAAAACTTGAGATAATGGGTGTAAGCCGAAAAAAGATTCATAAGTAGTTGTTACTGGAGTTGAAGTTACCAAATTCTGAGGAGTCGGTATTAATTTATGCCTAATTGCTCCACATATAGTTCCTCGAACCACGTTTTCTAAACGAATTAGAGCCAGTCCGAATTGATCTTGTAAGAGATCCGCTACAGAACGAATACGTTTATTTTTCAAATGATTCATATCATCAAGTATACCCATTCCAAATTTCATTCCAATCAAATGATCCGCAGCTGCCAATATATCTTGCGGTAACAAAAATGTATTGTTCTGAGGTATATCAAGATTCAGTCTCCGGTTTATATTTCGTCGACCAATCCTTCCTAATTCACATCTTTGTTGAAAGAATTTCTTTTGTAATTCCTTACATAATGATTCAGAAAATACCGGATCCCCACCTACACAAGCAAATTGTTGATAAAACTCCAAAATGGCACTTTCTTTTGACCCAATTTTTTTTTTCTCCTTATCATTCAGGAAAGACAAAAAAATCTCAGGATAGCAAACATTCTCTAGAATTTCTCTTAGATTCGAACCCATAGCTGATGATAGAACTAGAATAGATATTTTTTGTTTCCTACTCACACGAGCCCATATCCTTGCTTTTCTATCAATCTCTAATTCTAATCTTCCTCCCCAATCTGAGACTATGGTGCCGGTATAGACCGAAATTCCGTTATGGTCCAATTCTGACCGGTAATAAATGCCGGGGCTTTGCAATATTTGATTAATCACAATTCTGTATAGTCCATTTACTATAGAAGTTCCCAGGGAATTCATTAGAGGAATGTTTCCAATAAAAATTGTTTGTTCTTGCATATCTCTGCTGGTTTTCCAAATTAATCCCGCAGATACATATAATTCAGAAGAATATGTGAGTGATTCATACACGGCATCTCTTTCTTTTATCAATGGTTCCACCAATTGATATGTTTCCACAAATAATTGAAATTCAATTTCTTGATCTGTATCTTCAATTTTTGGAAACTTATAAAGTTCTTCTGTCAAGCCCTGATCAATAAACCTACAAAATCCTTCAAATTGGATCTGATTAAACCCAGGTATTGTAGACATTCCCTCATTTCCACCCCGGAACATTTTTTGTTTCCCATTTATCGAAAAAATCCCATTATTGTTATTGGATTGGTTCGTTCTTCATCGAATCATATGGATCGATCGAGATCTAGCAATGATGGAATTTATAATCCGTTTACTGAATCGCATGAAATTTTACCCAACTCCATATATCTAATCTAATGTATGAAATACATATGAACGGAGGAATAAAGAGAATTTTCTATTCAAATTGGAATCTGCAACAGATACAAATGTAAAGTAATTGATAAATGCTACTTAGACTTATGGAGTTTTGTATAGAATATAAAAAAAAAGTGATTCCATTTATACCATTATTATGATTTTACGTATTCCAATCCGATTGGATATCAGAAAAAAAAAAAATATAAATGGATTCAGGATTTGATCTGTTCACTAAGATTTTGATCTGTTCACTAAGATAAAGACAGAATAATCATAAACAATATAGAGTTGATTTTTTAGCACTTCACTTTGATTCCATTATTCAAAAAAAAAATTCACACAGAAGAGAAATATTTTTACCTATTTTTTTTAGTATAATTCGTAGAATACGATTGAAGTGCATAAGAAGGGTTATATTTATTAAACATGTACAGATATAGCTATCTATATATCCGTCTCCTCCTTTATTGCATTTCTATTCGGGTCAGCACAGGTCGTGCTCTATCAAAATTCAAATTTTTATTTTCTATTCAATGAAAATTGAAACACGATCATTTGAATTTACTATGGGCATCATATTCATATATAGATAAGATACCTGATTAGATATCTATGTAAGAATTTATGTTTTGGGGTTTACATATACTCATAATTGCTCTTATAATAAAATTACGAAGGATTTTTTATCGAAAAGAATCAATACTGATTAGTTATGTATCAATTTGGATTCCCTTATGTCATTAGGGAAACGCAATTTGAGATTCAAATACAAGAGTCGTTCATGAATTCACAGTCAATAGTAATAGTTAATGGTTCCAATTTGTCCTGAAATTTAGCTTTTGTGACTCGTTTGGCTTTTTAATTTCAATAGAAAAGAGAGGGGGGTTTCTTTTTTTGTATCGTTTTGGCGGCATGGCCGAGTGGTAAGGCGGGGGACTGCAAATCCTTTTTCCCCAGTTCAAATCCGGGTGTCGCCTGATCAACAAAAGACTCGAAATCCCATATTATGTTCTGCTGATATAATTCGCCGAATTATTTCCCAGCAGAAGGTCAGAAAAGAACTGTTGATACTTGCTTGATTCTAAGCATCTGGGGGTTCTCTAATCTAAAGGGCTATAAATCGTCTAGGATTCAAAGAAAGATTCTTTTTATTATAGTAGTGGAAGGTAATCGGAAAGTCTTGATAGCCCTTCCACTACTAATCTGTCTACTGGCCCGGTCTTGAATTATATTGGATAGCTGTAGGGGGAATCTAATTAGTAGTTGTGGAAAGGGCAGAAGATACTTTGTATACAGATTCATGAGAGTTTCTGAGTGCTCGAGCATTCAATCAATATTAGATTGGCTGTATAATTTTATATAAAATAGAAAAGTGCAAAAAGAAATTCTTTCTTTTCGGTAATCCCTAGTCAACGATAGACTGTCTCCCGATTGTCTCTGTGAAACAATCGGGAGACAATAAGGATTAGATAAAATGGGAAATAGAGGTATGTGATAGTAGATAGTGATCTATCTTGATTCTATATTTTTATGCCTTTCATTAATACTGGGAACAAAAGAAACAAGGGATCTTATTATTCTTACATGTTCATTAGAAACATTCCCTTGATACTTTCCAAGGGTGTCACTCGTATTTTGCTTGTGCTTAATGTTTTCTGATTCTACTAGAAATCTTATAAGAACTTGTTTTGTTATAAGTGGATTTATGGGATTGGTTCATCAATGGTCTTGGGTCAGAATCCTTTTTTGACTCTGCACCATCGATTCCACTATTATTAGTGAGCAATAATGGAAAAATTCTTTCATATTCATAGAGATAGGGGACATAATTCACATGGATATAGTAAGTCTCGCTTGGGCTGCTTTAATGGTAGTCTTTACATTTTCTCTTTCACTCGTAGTATGGGGAAGAAGTGGACTCTAGAGGTACTATTGATTCAGTTGAGGAATCAAACTGTATCAATTGTTTTATAGATCGTTCTGCAAAGCGTTTTTTTAACTATTTTATATAATAAATATAAATAAAAATATCTTCATTTCGAAATTCCATTGTATTCTAGTGGAATAATGTATTATATGAATAATACCTTTTCAATCAAAAGAATATTTCAACGATTCCCATGTTTGTATTTCGAAAGTAAAGTAAAAGGGATACAGATGATAGGAAATTTATTCCAGCCAAATTTGAATTCTATTCTTCCTAAATTTTCTATTTCGATGAACTGATTCTTACCAGAATTTTATATGGACAATGAGGAACAACGGACCCTTTTTCTTA contains:
- the rpoC2 gene encoding RNA polymerase beta'' subunit (RNA polymerase beta'' chain); its protein translation is MGVLMTERANLVFHNKVIDGTAMKRLISRLIDHFGMAYTSHILDQVKTLGFQQATATSISLGIDDLLTIPSKGWLVQDAEQQSLILEKHHHYGNVHAVEKLRQSIEIWYATSEYLRQEMNTNFRMTDPFNPVHIMSFSGARGNASQVHQLVGMRGLMSDPQGQMIDLPIQSNLREGLSLTEYIISCYGARKGVVDTAVRTSDAGYLTRRLVEVVQHIVVRRTDCGTIRGISVSPRNGMIPERIFIQTLIGRVLADDIYMGPRCIAIRNQDIGIGLVNRFITFQAQTISIRTPFTCKSTSWICRLCYGRSPTHGDLVELGEAVGIIAGQSIGEPGTQLTLRTFHTGGVFTGGTAEHVRAPSNGKIKFNEDWVHPTRTRHGHPAFLCYIDLYVTIESEGIIHNVNIPPKSFLLVQNDQYVESEQVIAEIRAGTYTLNFKERVRKHIYSDSEGEMHWSTDVYHAPEFTYGNVHLLPKTSHLWILSGGSCRFSIVPFSIHKDQDQMSVRSLSVERRYISNPSVTNDQVIHEFFSSDLSGKKEGRIPAYSELNRIIYTGRYNLIDPAILHENSDLLAKRRRNRFIIPFQSIQEGEKELMPPSGISIEIPINGIFRRNSILAYFDDPRYRRNSSGITKYGTIEAHSIVKKEDLIEYRGVKEFKPKYQMKVDRFFFIPEEVHILPGSASIMVRNNSIIGVDTRITLNTRSRVSGLVRVERKKKRIELKIFSGDIQFPGETNKISRHIGILIPPGTRKKNSKESKKLKNWIYVQGITPTKKKYFVLVRPVVTYEIADGINLATLFPQDLLQERDNMHLQVVNYILYGNGKPIRGISDTSIQLVRTCLVLNWYQEKKSSPIEKTHASFMEVRTNGLIRDFLTINLVKSYISYTGKRNDPSSSGLIADNGSDHTNINPFYSIYPKERIQQLLRQRQKKNQGTIRTLLNRNKECQSLIILSSSNCSRMGPFNDVKYHNVIKESIKKDTPIPIRNSLGPLGTALQITNFYSFYHLITHNHILVTKYFQLDNFKQTFQTLKYYLMDENGITYNPDPCSNIILNPFNLNWYFLHHNYCEETSTIISLGQFICENVCIAKNGPHLKSGQVLIVQVDSVVIRSAKPYLATLGATVHGHYGEILYEGDTLVTFIYEKSRSGDITQGLPKVEQVLEVRSIDSISMNLEKRVEGWNEHITRILGIPWGFFIGAELTIAQSRISLVNKIQKVYRSQGVQIHNRHIEIIVRQITSKVLVSEDGMSNVFSPGELIGLLRAERTGRAFEEAICYRTILLGITRASLNTQSFISEASFQETARVLAKAALWGRIDWLKGLKENVVLGGMIPVGTGFKGLVHRSRQHNNIPLEMETKKNNLFEREMRDILFHHRELFDSCSSKNFHDTSEQSFMGFNDS
- the rpoC1 gene encoding RNA polymerase beta' subunit (RNA polymerase beta' chain), with amino-acid sequence MIDRYKHQQLRIGSVSPQQISAWANKILPNGEIIGEVTKPYTFHYKTNKPEKDGLFCERIFGPIKSGICACGNYRVIGDEKDDPKFCEQCGVEFVDSRIRRYQMGYIKLACPVTHVWYLKRLPSYIANLLDKPLKELEGLVYCDFSFARPIEKKPTFLRLRGSFEYEIQSWKYSIPLFFTTQGFDTFRNREISTGAGAIREQLDDLDLRIIIDYSLVEWKELGEEGPTGNEWEDRKIGRRKDFLVRRMELAKHFIRTNIEPEWMVLCLLPVLPPELRPIIQIDGGKLMSSDINELYRRVIYRNNTLTDLLTTSRSTPGELVMCQEKLVQEAVDTLLDNGIRGQPMRDGHNKVYKSFSDVIEGKEGRFRETLLGKRVDYSGRSVIVVGPSLSLHQCGLPREIAIELFQTFLIRGLIRQHLASNIGVAKSQIREKEPIVWEILQEVMRGHPVLLNRAPTLHRLGIQAFQPILVEGRAICLHPLVRKGFNADFDGDQMAVHVPLSLEAQSEARLLMFSHMNLLSPAIGDPISVPTQDMLIGLYVLTSGNRRGICANRYNPCNRRNYQNERIDDNNYRYTKEKEPFFCNSYDAIGAYRHKRINLYSPLWLRWQLDQRLIASKEAPIEVHYESLGTYHEIYGHYLIVRSVKKEIPCIYIRTTVGHISLYREIEEAIQGFCRACSYET
- the rpoB gene encoding RNA polymerase beta subunit (RNA polymerase beta chain; one of four subunits of the minimal PEP RNA polymerase catalytic core) — protein: MFRGGNEGMSTIPGFNQIQFEGFCRFIDQGLTEELYKFPKIEDTDQEIEFQLFVETYQLVEPLIKERDAVYESLTYSSELYVSAGLIWKTSRDMQEQTIFIGNIPLMNSLGTSIVNGLYRIVINQILQSPGIYYRSELDHNGISVYTGTIVSDWGGRLELEIDRKARIWARVSRKQKISILVLSSAMGSNLREILENVCYPEIFLSFLNDKEKKKIGSKESAILEFYQQFACVGGDPVFSESLCKELQKKFFQQRCELGRIGRRNINRRLNLDIPQNNTFLLPQDILAAADHLIGMKFGMGILDDMNHLKNKRIRSVADLLQDQFGLALIRLENVVRGTICGAIRHKLIPTPQNLVTSTPVTTTYESFFGLHPLSQVLDRTNPLTQIVHGRKSSYLGPGGLTGRTASFRIRDIHPSHYGRICPIDTSEGINVGLIGSLAIHARIGHWGSLESPFYEISERSKKVRMLYLSPSRDEYYMVAAGNSLALNQGIQEEQVVPARYRQEFLTIAWEQVHLRSIFPFQYFSIGASLIPFIEHNDANRALMSSNMQRQAVPLSRSEKCIVGTGLERQAALDSGVPVIAEHEGKIVYTDTDKIILSGNGDTLSIPLVMYQRSNKNTCMHQKAQVRRGKCIKKGQILADGAATVGGELALGKNVLVAYMPWEGYNSEDAVLISERLVYGDIYTSFHIRKYEIQTHVTSQGPERITNKIPHLEAHLLRNLDKNGIVILGSWVETGDILVGKLTPQMAKESSYAPEDRLLRAILGIQVSTSKETCLKLPIGGRGRVIDVRWIQKKGGSSYNPETIRVYISQKREIKVGDKVAGRHGNKGIISKILPRQDMPYLQDGRPVDMVFNPLGVPSRMNVGQIFECSLGLAGGLLDRHYRIAPFDEKYEQEASRKLVFSELYEASKQTANPWVFEPEYPGKSRIFDGRTGDPFEQPVIIGKPYILKLIHQVDDKIHGRSSGHYALVTQQPLRGRAKQGGQRVGEMEVWALEGFGVAHILQEMLTYKSDHIRARQEVLGTTIIGGTIPNPEDAPESFRLLVRELRSLALELNHFLVSEKNFQINRKEA
- the petN gene encoding cytochrome b6/f complex subunit VIII (cytochrome b6/f complex subunit N), coding for MDIVSLAWAALMVVFTFSLSLVVWGRSGL